From the Helianthus annuus cultivar XRQ/B chromosome 17, HanXRQr2.0-SUNRISE, whole genome shotgun sequence genome, the window tgggaactttgttgTAGTGACATGGGCGCGGGCAATccgcggggcgaatttggagttttcggccgcagcctTTGGTCTGTAGGGTTTATTCTCAGGGCGCtttgcagccctgaggtatgtattgcgggggtgagtgggaggaacatagttgcgtcctcccggtctgctgcaggtgtcatgcgaatccccacaatatgtatggtcgtccgggtcggtacgaccatacccttcggtgtatggctgtgggcccaaccggctctgaattccagagccatgtcgggatgcGGATCGTTGCCTGTCCTCAACGTAAGGACCTAGGCGGGTATGTACTGGTCCCCTGGAGTGGGACCCGTACgcggaatcatcctcgttgattgtgtggaccgaacagtaagatgatccgcggtcttcacgtctgcttctcgaagctggacgtgaatgtgccctgccttcgtattgtaaaatgcgatcggcaggggtgtgcggtgctggggtggGCCCAGCTTGTATctgcgcttccgcacaagcgcggttgtatgttgctgTCAGCAAGGCTGCCTGCTGGTCGTACCAGGCATGAACgtccatgcctggtgggatcacagatgcgtactgtgataagtcatgtccaaacgtaagggagggacccctttgtgtggacgtgccgatgtgtccgggttgcgatgttgagggattgacccctaccggacttagatttgtgggattttggttatccccagtgttgttttggtgatcagtcatgatcgtgagagagggaaaaggatggtttgaaaagtgctaagagtagcggtgggcgccaatgatgaaacaatgattaaccgggcagggttaactcactggtctcgtcaagaagggttaatcccttcctctcgaggatcgctggctggatcaccggtgggttgatctcctgcacaaggaaacaaaccgtgactcgtaacaaggaggatggggtgggggtgctccttgttaccactctccggcgtaagaatcagtaatctgcttgggaagcaaagtatgatagtagtagtagtgagagagttgtgaagagatacctcaaacctggtttggggttggtatttatagccgaggagtgaaggaggaggatgatggacggactgacgacgtgctgcacctttgcaggtgtgtcaggcttgtcggttgtggatgTTATGCCACGTCAGTCCGTTgcttacgtagccctgacaggtgactgccattggtgccacttgcactgtggtgtcagtcccacttgttgagcgtataggatgcggtgcgagccgcatcgctgcctgcggtaacatctgatgttatcgcgtctcttgcttgtgatcaagaaatacgcgagatgcggtgctggccgcatcgtcgcctgtggtgactgttgctgttatccagcttccttgtattgatagaagtgttcactggacgcggtgcgaggccgcatcgctgtgaatacttccgttttcatacaccagatgtgatgctatgtcgcatcactctaccgttctcatgttccaggtaagtcctccttcatcactagacagattggattcaacccttgtgtcgacgcgttctcgcatgggcacaggtaggttgttggctggtgggggttttgataagggtaatggtcactcgcggtcgatgctgacgcgagatctgggaccataccccttcagccGCCATAATGGGCCGATGTAAATTTGTCATGACAGTGGTGGGGAATGGTGACAgaggcggtggcggtggtggttggtggttaATGGTGGGGGGAAACATAGAGAAAGGTGGGGGTGGGTggggttgttttgtttttatagagtAGAGAAGATGAAGAgtaaatttgtcattttacgtccacttaacggagaaaactaatcGTCATCcacttcagggactatccgagtaacaaactgtcaaaccacaggaaGCACTgatgtaatttccaaaagttggggactataggtgttatttttcaaaaccacatggactatccgtgcattttactctattttttaTTAGTGTAGATTTAGTGGCCACATCCATGGGCGAAGgatagtgggggcgggagggggcggccgaccccccaaacttttcgctcagtagtggaatgtatgtagttttcgtatagaaatttttgggtatatatgttttcgatcccccgttttatagaaatttttgggtatatacgttttcgaccccggtcggaaatctcaagcttcgccactgaccaCATCACGGAAGTAGCATATTTCAAAATTGATGTTGCTTACCCATAAGATGTTCCAAGTGGTAGGTGAAAATATTGTACCTACCATTTATCATGGTAGGCTTGATCTTGCTGGCAGGCAAGTCATTCAAGGGAGTTTTGTGCTTACACCATAAATCACTTGTGATAGTGGCAAATATGAATTTTGATTCTTATTGAGGGAAGGATGGTAAGGCACTTGCATTTAGGGGagatgtttaaaaaaatatataaatttaatccATGCATCTATATTCTATACTTGATTGtttagatttttttatgaaaatctTAGACAACTATGTTTGAATGAGTGTTAATGTATGTTATCTTTCTCTACTGTCCATGTGTCATTTCGGTCATCTATGCTTCCAACAATCCAACCACACCACAACTCTATCCAATATCTGATGCTAGCTTCCAAAACCATGGAACTCAAGATTAATTTTGGGCCCTGGTTCGACCGCAAGGTCGCAATGTGTCATGGTACATAAGGAGCTGGTAAATCTAGGTGTCGTCGGAGAGATGTCACTAGGCTGGGAAGCAAGGAATGCGATGATGTCTTTGAGTGTATCGGCTGCGTTCCCGAGTTTCAATTAACGAAGGAAAATAAAAGAACTTGGAATGATGTCAGAAAAGAAAAAATCATGTTCTAGAGTTTTTTTAAGAAGTAAGAGAAATGGAATGAAAATTTATGTTTGTTTCTTTCATTTTAAATCTTTCCAAATTGAAAAGATTTGGAAGGGAAAGATTGTTAACAtataaaatctttatttttaatttttatttcctttgaacttgggAAAATGATAGttaattaaatatttattttcCACTCCCTTTCTTTTCACTCCTTAATATCCtctcttcttttctttcgtttatTAAACTCAGGAACATAAGAAACTTTTCTTTCGTTTATTAAACTCGGGAACATAAGAAAGGAGGGTTTGGTGTtctaaattttcattttttttctcaaGTAAAATGGCATGATTGATATTTCATATAAATTTAATAGATTACACATGTTTTGTAGTTTGATAAAGATCATATCtgtaaaattttaaaataaagcaAACATGAAATATAAACATACTAATGATATTTGAATTATTCATCAACTCTACATACTTGTTTAagtattttagtattttataacCCAAAATCCAGCGTCTCTTTCAGACTTTTTGGATAGTCCAAAACAAGATAAAAAGGCAAAAGTTCCGCTACACACGCGCAGCTCAGGCCCACAAGAATCAGCATCCATATATTGACGTTCATCAAAACCACCTTTTACTCTTTTAGCTATACTTGTTATCAATTATTATTCAtgttaaaattcaaaaacatacTTCACTAGAGCCTCGTTCCGATATACATATACAGTAAAACCTctatataaattaataatgttGGAACCaagatattttattaatttagtgaaatattattataacgataaattaatattaataatttattaatttaGCATGGTTTTACGTATGACCTTTAAATTTCTAAGTTCAATGTACATTCACAAATTAATTGAATTTGTCAATACCAAGACCTATGTTGCCGAGTTGCCGATACCAAGACCGGCTCGTGACCAGCCCAAGTTGTATTACTCGGTATGTTTTAAAAAGTGCACAACCCTATTTAGAATGGTTAGGAACTTGTTTTGAAAGGCTACCCGGTGTGGGTTCACGCCCCTTGCCACCTCACCTCTATAGCGCCCCAAACACTGTTGTGGGGACGTTATGGATGGTGCTATAGGGGGCTTCGCCAAGCAGATAACGGGTGCCAAAAGGGATGATTTAGGGGCCCACTTGATCTTTACCAGTCagatttctttttcttttttttaatatagttaaAGGAGGGCTTTATTCCACACCGTATAAGTTAACAATATAGCCCTTCGCTTACATGATAAGGCCCCTAAGGGCTTTATCCCACACCATGTAGCCTAAAGTATAGGATAACATAACAAGCCATTTTCCAAAGAGCCCAAATTTTAATATCCAAAGTCCAAGAAACAACAATTTTACTTTTAAAGTCGAATCAAAACAGAAACAATATCAAGAAAACGGTTAGCTACCCTTGTACAGCCTTAGCCATGCCAAAAGCAGCTGCGGACGCTATGGCTCCAATTAGGGCTGTTTGCAAGGCACTCCACACTGGTTTGCTACCAGTGAAGTAGCCTTTGGCGTATCCGAAGATCAACAACGCTAAAATGGTGACAATAACCGAGGCAACCACGGCTTTTTGAGCCACTGGGATGATCATGTAAGGGAAAAGTGGAACCAACCCACCCAATATGTATGCAACTGCTATGGTGAACGCGCTTTGAAGTGCTCTTTTTGGATCAGGCTTTTCGAGCCCAAGTTCAAATCTGGATAACAAAGAGAGAGTATTTTATTCGTTTGACCCATTGGAGATAAAAAGAAATACCCTTTTCAGCCCTTTTTATATGTAAATGGATCAAAAACACTACTCCTATAATACACATCAATCATGTGAAAATGCAAAAACACACTATAGTTTGTAAGCATGAACATTTCAAACAAAAGGTCTCAAGTATAATGGTTTTTTACAAGATTTCACAAAGTTTCCAATGTTGCTCGTTTTTTAAAGTAAAagttacaagttttgtcctttatcttaacaccacttatcaggcggtgtcttttttaacgaattttgacaagtttgccctttacaaggaattttgttgcacgttttgtcctttaggcttaaCCAAGTTAGATTTTCTTGTTTTGTCCTTTAGGGTATTTTCTtgttagattttcttgttaataAATGGGTAAAAACACTAAAGTACCCTTGGGTgattaacaagaaaatctaactgggttaagcctaaaggacaaaacgtgcaacaaaattccgtgtaaagggcaaaacttgtcaaaattcgttaaaaagaacaccgcctgataagtggtgttaagataaaggacaaaacttgtaatttttccttttttaaacgTATATTCTTTGACTAAAAACATACCATGATGACAACTTATGTCTCGGATAAACgtaattgttttttttaactaaatAAAGTGTGACTAACGTGTTAAAACAGCCAAACTTGTGCAGAAAAAAGAGCCAACTTTTGATCAATTTTGAATACCTAAAACACTTATAAAATGGCAGAGTGCTTCTGGTTTGAAGGATAGCACATGCATAAACTCTTGATAAAATAGAAGACAAACATTCTTACGAAAGACATAGGAAAAGACAAATGTTTAGCATATCCATGCCTAATatacatataattatatatatataaacaaccaaagtttcataaccatGTCCAATTAAGATTCCATTTGTCTAATATCAGAATATTGGTGGGAAATCTACTAAGATTCaatgattaatcaaagcaaaagTAGTAACACTTACTTCATCATGAAATCAAGCCATGCTTTCGGGTTCTTCCTGAGAGCATTCACCACCGGCCCGTACTCATGCGGCTCCACCCCATACTCCGCCAGTATCTCCGCCACTTCAGCCGCCTCTACAGTTTGTATATAGAACAAAATCACCAATTACCAATATGTTCTACCAAGTATGCATAAATTATGAGTGAAATTTAGAATTAACCTGTATCAGGTATGGTATCAATTTCTTCTTGTTCTCTTTGTAGCTCTCTAGTGTAATGATCAGCTTCACTTTTTGCAGCCAAATACCTATTAAAGATAATATATTAGATCTTTATCTCTAATAATACCAACAGTTAAAAGCCCTTTTTGTTAGACACACTAGAGAGAACATCAAGTTAAAAAGGGTAAACTCTTTTGACTCTTGGAATTATTCGAATTATCAGTTAGAGTTTGATTAGTCAATCAATTCACAATCCAAAAACAAAAAGTAAAAAGTTACTGACCACAAATTCTGAATTCTGTATCCAAACAAGAACTGCATGCAATTGAAATGGCGTATTGTgaattgtatttatcaaaattcAGATTCTATTCTATCCTACTTCCTGAACATTCAAACAAAATGCTCATACATTCAAAATCAATCAATTAAACTTAAAATCATTAAACTAGAAGAAATTCGGTTTAACTATCAAAATTTCGATTCTATCCAAcatagggttgtaaacgaaccgaacggagccttgttcatgttcattcgtttAGCATTGAAATCGTTCACAAACACAAATGGACATACACCATTTTAAAAAAACAAAGAGAACATTCTTATTCCCGAACATTAAACAAAATCACCTTGTTAAGCACTTAGATATTATAATCAAAAACGTAATTATATCCCAAAACTAAGGCAAATGATCGCAAAATAATGTTTCAAAGATCTAAGTTTCTCATGACTGAACATAAACTAAACAAAACAAACGACCATGAACTGATGTAATGAACATAATATCGAACGTTTACGAACACAACTTATTTTCGTGTTTGTTCAGTTCATTTAATTAATCAAACGAAATTCCTCATTCAttcatttaataaacgaacataaacaaacttttCACCAAACAGTTCGCAGACGTTCGGTTTGTTTACATATGTTCAAACAGCATGACTAAACAACAATACGAATACGCTCACACAACCAATCAATCAAACATTTAACCCTAAAATCACCAAACTACAACAAATTCAGTTGAATTTACCCGCCGAGTCCCATCGAAATCGCACCGGCAGCAACCTCCGCTATACCGGCAGTAAGAATGATAGAAGATGAAGCGTTAGCACCGGAAAGTCCTGCTGCAAGAGCAAACGGCACCGTAAGACCGTCAGAAACGCCGATGATGACGTCACGGACGATTTCACCGGCTGTAAAGTGGCTCTCCTTGTGGCGGTTGAGTAGATATTTGTCTGATTCACCGACGCTGGCCATTGTTGATCCTGTGGTGATCGAAAATTCGAAATCACAGTGAATATACTGTGTGAAATTGAGTGTGTGTGAGTGGAGGTTGTAGTGGAATATAAAGGTTGTATTGATTGGGAGGAAGACGAAAATCTTTGTGTTAAGCGGTCCATACAATTCGGAAAAGTTGGCAAGGGGAAAGGTATATTAATGATCCTTTAAGTTTGGTAAGTTGCACGAAAGgtccttttaattttttttttttttttttttgtgaacatTCGCCTGCAGCCGCAGGTACGACAATGCGGTGAAATAAAACCCGCAAAATTCAAGGATCGAACTACCCAGTGGTGGAGCTAACCCACAGATCTAGGGGTATCAAAAAAAAATACCATGCAATCATACAATAATATAAAATTGATAATAAATAAAGTtaaacaaatacctaatagatttgtgagttaaatgcttggttggtctctatggttttaaaaaattgcatacttggtcctagtggtttactaattacacgtttgttcccaaaacttgtcaaaaatgcactcggttggtccccagccctaacatcagttaaatttctcagttaactatgtgtgaaatgactatattacccctgaataattaaaagaaataaaaaaatatataaagaaCTCATCTTCTTCAACCTCTTTCTCATCTCTTCCTTTCCCTATCAACCACCACTCCACCTGCCACCATCTAGTGACACCACCACCACCTAACCACCGCCACCACTGGTTCACCACCATCAGCCGACTAGCACAACACAGCCCACAACCTCTCCCCAGTTTCAAAACCCATATCAAAAATCCCTAATTTCAATCCTAATTAAAACCCACCTCAATTATGTAACACCCTATTTTCTATTTAACGGTTTTATATGCAAataccaacaattagatgtgtagctaagactacacatactataaaaaaaatacgggtttattaaaacttttacaaattataagttattctacataacgtgatcgaaTTCGTTGTCTAAAATATACAACGTGGCAAGGTGCGGAAGCATGTAACTACATCGTGtttggttcttcgttgagcttgatcgtctctcggcatccaaaatgtacctacatttcataaacatgaaatgctttagtcatactgGGATTAAAACGTGATTAAACGAGTCCGGGAAACACTTGATTCTAAAAACAAGAATTTGGAAatgacctccaccgtaacttacggtggcaccgtaagttacggtggcccctgtaaTGTTATTTCCCTACCGTACAACAGTAGGCAACCACCGTAGCattttcatctccaccgtaacttacggtggcaccgtaagttacggtggactctGTAACAGCCCAGTTTCCTTTTTGCCGTaattgacacgaaatctttcgtatctttcaaaccgcttgtccgtttaacctaccgtttcttcctacatgattgtgatttgattctccatcacatggagttaaaatctGACATTTGGcttaataaattttgagactttcatgccttcggcttattatctttttacaaaattttgacccgtttacgcATTTTATCACACAAACATATTTGTTTGACCTTTATATCACATACACTACTTCAACTTAAGGTTATTTACCATATTAGGTTCTAACcacaggtttattacacaatttaaacccatTTTCACTTGTATgcttatttgacccgttaagggtatttaagcactttcgagcctaaTTTCGCTTTTGATTACTTCTAGCAatccatcaccacatttcttatcatATAATCTCCCACCACAACTGAATTTATGGTGGGTTTAATGTGGTGATCTATAAAAACCAATTTTTACCTCTCggatcattattttacggcaaaaacacaaatagtgccatttgactaatataatacctctttcagcttctatacttattctaagtatttatctaattataaaactcgtttccaaacaacctttaaaggttgtttgttcaAATTAGctaacaagggcgttttggtccttTTTAGTCTTTCAATTACGACAAGGTCTTTTGAGAGCATGTTTGACCCATGATTCTTCTTTTGAATTATGATCTTGCTCGAAAAGTCAATATGCTTTTCAAAACGCCACTACCCTCTTTTAAAACATTCGGTTTACCCATTTAAGTATCCCATTGTCTATCTAAGACTTCATTAAATACTCATTGAACCTTACGTTCTCAATGAATCATTACTCtattacacatacctggctcgggtcaatgtATTGACCTGATTTAATGCCTTGCTATAATATTCGCTAAATAGTAGCGATGCAAATATCATTTCTACATTTATTCCTGAAATCATATAACTCGACaagtgatgtgcgtgaagtgtgttatatttttagatatatatttaagccctttttacacttttagccaagttttaaatttataaaacacgatatttactaacactaaacacacatatgggcaagtgcacccatcgtggacgtagtatagtgttggtaagataccgaggtcgtccaaggacacaagagctttaataccggtttatcctcaacgtctaatcaaatcaaaaagttagaaaaatgttttaaactaagaaaaataaaaactaactaaatgctgaaaaagaaaataaaataaaaacagatagacaagatgaatcacttggatccgacacgtgtattagtataacctttgattattttcgcacttttgcacttgtttaagagattatcttagttattgtagtaggcccctcttttgaaggcgacgttaccctcaacccagtagtttgagtcagcaaggatacaatcctaaagggtcggattattgaaagataatgaattaagttattaatgcaaattatggtaggccccgcttttggcggtgacgttaccctcggctaagtagtctgagtcagcagggatacagtcctaaatagccgggttatagtattaatagtagttagcttatgagggggtcaaagagtttggatccccgccatccaatacctatgggcattgaaggagatcctactaaatttgacccaggtcccaagcaggacctctaaacgctgaacaagggcaagacctttaccaaaccgttcccttaacccccgaccaggtagccaacatacctccatatagaccgtggagatatgaatggtgaaaatcttttattttatatagacagtaaaataatgccaagacaccacggacaaacgataaggaaagatcaccttcaacataagtaactagttattaaagtcattaatacaaaaccaaataaaaagtgcaaaagattaaaataaaaagtattatactaaacacttgtcttcaccaagtgatgtaagagacttaggcaaacatggccttgattgtcaagaactcttacgatcaatcttggatcccgagacgactcacacactctatgatggacaatggatgatggtggtggatgatggtgttatggtggtggtgggtggtggatgaagtgtgagagaggtggtgtgccaagggatgagagagaatgaagccaagctcctctatttataggctgaacagaacgctggacacggccccgtgttcgctgaacacggccccgtgcccgtctgacattctctctcttcattaattgtaattgcgaattacaattaatgcgcctgctgtactttcaacacgcccccgtgtccgctgggcacggccccgtggtgagcaatggaagcttctactggtttgtcttttctgctgcttcctgggcacgccccgtgttcactggacacggggcgtgttcaggctctgttctcttctctttgtcttgggaggtgccgttgagggtccgggcagtttacttttgtcccttttcttgtatttatggtagaattagtggtctttttgtttcttttgtgattttgagctcatttcatcctgaaaatacaaaaggaagacaaaaacactctttttccaacattagtacttaaaaagggttagttttatgccttaaatgatgtgttttatatgttgcattttacacacatcaaatacccccacacttgaacttttgcttgtcctcaagcaaaactcttttaatgtggcttacactcccaaatggaataggtagaagagaagtttttcaacttgtcctagagtgtcgggaatccaaggtttagataggttctatttttattttatttacaatcttattcgtcatggtttattttgaacttttcataagataaactacttaatttggcatagcatgccttattaaaattccatttatatacaagttcacatacctcacgggagatcactcaatcactcggccgaaggtgtatatttaagtgaatcgctcgagagcggcacggatttacattttccatatgcttgccaagcgatcaatcctcctcctttttaactttttacctttgtaaatatcaagaggtcttttggggtgaaggcttgggtttaaaggtgggtggttggttagtggttagtaaaaagggcgaaaattgtaacaagtgtcggtttttcgtgaaataccttatttttggtgacatttatttttgaagtatttctccaaacaagctttttgtagcttatgtttgtttttgacttcatatatatatatatatatatatatatatatatttttttttttgatcacataaaggtatgtttatgaaaaccgagtttgtcactaaaataaaggtgaaaaaatgaaaaaggtttttggtgggtagaaaattgttttgggggtaatgaaatgaaaggttttggctcaaaggggttttctagggggattttgggtaggtaaaaaaaatgaaaaataatggttttgaaagaaaaatagttagtcctaatgcctccatcatttacttacttgggtttaagttggtaaggaccgggaatgtatcgtcgtggcaagttctagatttgtaaagaccgagcggctattcacacaagaaacgaaaaatgagcatttaatctaaatatgtgtatttttatgctcaatataggctcaaaactcactttttgtggaatgggtttttaatgtgaccaagcatatataatcgaattttagctagacttgttataccgtttcataattttcttatgttagttctttttatcacgacgctatcggttgtaagtttgtaaaaatataacccttttataacttgttattcccaacttaaactaagacaagtaaataaataaaaaaaatgaaaaagtttttgaaaaaaaatttggggtgtttagcggttccaatagagttttgtgtaaggcttgttttaggattttgcaaaattccaaggttttagcatccccccccacacttaaattacacattgtcc encodes:
- the LOC118489190 gene encoding vacuolar iron transporter 1, whose product is MASVGESDKYLLNRHKESHFTAGEIVRDVIIGVSDGLTVPFALAAGLSGANASSSIILTAGIAEVAAGAISMGLGGYLAAKSEADHYTRELQREQEEIDTIPDTEAAEVAEILAEYGVEPHEYGPVVNALRKNPKAWLDFMMKFELGLEKPDPKRALQSAFTIAVAYILGGLVPLFPYMIIPVAQKAVVASVIVTILALLIFGYAKGYFTGSKPVWSALQTALIGAIASAAAFGMAKAVQG